Proteins co-encoded in one Streptococcus ruminicola genomic window:
- a CDS encoding Cof-type HAD-IIB family hydrolase produces MADIKLLALDLDGTLFNSQKVVTRENKLALRAARDMGVKVVITTGRPLKAISGLLEELDLISDEDYLITFNGGLVQKTNGEILDKSELTRSQLKLLYNHLEPLALPFDVLSDGIVYSLACRGNVSHYPQANPTLDFVTVDSFADIPENVIYNKVVSVTKPEFLDQQLLKLPKELHQHFEIFKSRDIIVEMMPKGVHKAAGLNQLVRHLGLSSENVMAMGDEENDLSMLKWAGLGVAMANGVAIAKETADVVTSRTNDESGVAEAVKKYILEAK; encoded by the coding sequence ATGGCAGATATCAAGTTATTAGCCTTGGACCTAGACGGCACACTCTTTAACAGCCAAAAAGTTGTCACACGAGAAAATAAATTAGCTCTTAGAGCCGCGCGTGATATGGGCGTCAAAGTGGTTATCACGACAGGACGACCACTAAAAGCTATCAGTGGTTTGCTTGAAGAATTAGACTTAATTTCTGATGAGGACTATCTGATTACTTTTAATGGTGGCTTGGTTCAAAAGACAAATGGGGAGATTTTGGATAAAAGTGAGTTGACTCGCTCACAGTTAAAACTCTTGTATAATCATCTAGAGCCCTTAGCTCTACCATTTGATGTGCTTAGTGATGGTATTGTCTACAGTCTTGCTTGTCGTGGCAATGTTTCGCATTACCCGCAGGCAAATCCAACCCTTGACTTTGTAACGGTTGATAGCTTTGCTGATATTCCTGAAAATGTGATTTACAACAAGGTGGTTAGTGTCACAAAACCAGAATTTTTGGACCAACAACTCTTAAAATTACCAAAAGAGTTACATCAACATTTTGAAATTTTTAAATCACGTGATATTATAGTAGAAATGATGCCTAAAGGTGTTCATAAAGCTGCTGGATTAAATCAATTGGTAAGACACCTAGGCTTATCATCAGAAAATGTCATGGCTATGGGTGATGAAGAAAACGACCTTTCCATGTTAAAATGGGCTGGGTTAGGTGTTGCTATGGCAAATGGTGTTGCAATCGCAAAAGAAACAGCAGATGTTGTGACAAGTCGTACCAATGATGAGTCTGGCGTCGCAGAAGCTGTTAAAAAATACATTTTAGAAGCTAAGTAG